One genomic region from Prunus persica cultivar Lovell chromosome G3, Prunus_persica_NCBIv2, whole genome shotgun sequence encodes:
- the LOC18784445 gene encoding protein NRT1/ PTR FAMILY 5.8 translates to MAGSGGKTLGNSCILLIVIAGMERFAYKGVASNLVTYLTDVVKMSNSAAAKTVNSWCGFTSMLPLLVAPFVDSYWDRYPTILASSFLYVAGLVALTSTALTRASSAANKTSSNSSFLFWSLYLISLGQGGYNPSLQAFGADQLDSEEELPSSKDEQKSNKKSVFFQWWYFGVCSGSLLGITLMSYIQDTFGWILGFAIPMISMITSVVVFSCGSRIYTYRESEAMDYKPIVNMVQSIKATTLKLMKYCRITLPNKSDVTELELQEKPLCHQNFSTNEGLVENPKSGFYVLENAKVLLRLLPIWIMLLMFAVIFQQPPTFFTKQGMTMKRNIGSKFKIPPATLQSAITLSIILLMPLYDKIMIPITRLVTCHEKGISVMQRMGIGMFISVLAMASAAVVETRRLHISGEMEALGAHSETVPFSIFWLLPQYILLGISDIFTVVGMQEFFYSEVPVRMRTMAFGLYTSVFGVGSYLSSLLIATVEAVTSSNGRQSWFSDDMSEARLDKYYWFLASLSALSFLFYVLLSACYRSRRDLDLDNENCK, encoded by the exons ATGGCTGGATCAGGAGGCAAAACACTTGGCAACTCATGCATTCTCCTCATAG TGATTGCTGGTATGGAGAGATTTGCATACAAGGGAGTGGCATCCAATCTAGTAACTTATCTAACTGATGTTGTGAAAATGAGCAACTCTGCGGCGGCCAAGACGGTTAACAGTTGGTGTGGCTTCACGTCCATGCTGCCTCTCTTAGTTGCACCTTTTGTTGACTCATATTGGGATCGATATCCCACCATTTTGGCCTCTTCTTTCCTCTATGTTGCA GGGCTTGTGGCCTTAACATCAACAGCATTGACCAGGGCATCTTCTgctgcaaacaaaacaagttCTAATTCCTCATTTCTGTTTTGGTCTCTGTATTTAATTTCTCTTGGTCAAGGTGGATATAACCCGTCTCTGCAAGCATTTGGAGCAGATCAACTGGACAGCGAAGAGGAACTGCCAAGCAGCAAAGATGAGCAAAAGTCCAACAAAAAGAGCGTGTTCTTTCAATGGTGGTATTTTGGTGTTTGCAGTGGCAGCCTCCTGGGCATCACTCTCATGTCCTACATTCAAGACACTTTTGGTTGGATTCTGGGTTTTGCAATCCCCATGATATCGATGATTACGTCGGTCGTGGTGTTCTCTTGTGGAAGCCGAATCTATACTTACAGAGAGAGCGAGGCCATGGACTATAAGCCTATTGTCAACATGGTTCAAAGCATCAAGGCAACTACATTAAAACTAATGAAATATTGCAGAATCACATTACCAAATAAAAGTGATGTTACTGAGCTAGA GCTTCAAGAGAAACCGCTTTGTCATCAAAATTTCAGCACCAATGAGGGGTTGGTTGAGAATCCCAAAAGTGGCTTCTATGTGCTTGAAAATGCTAAAGTGCTGCTGAGGCTTCTGCCTATCTGGATAATGCTTTTGATGTTTGCAGTGATTTTCCAACAACCTCCCACATTCTTTACCAAACAAGGCATGACCATGAAGAGAAACATTGGAAGCAAATTCAAGATCCCACCAGCAACTCTACAGAGTGCCATCACTCTTTCCATAATCCTCTTGATGCCTCTCTACGACAAAATTATGATCCCGATTACACGACTGGTTACTTGTCACGAAAAGGGTATCAGCGTGATGCAGAGGATGGGGATTGGGATGTTTATTTCAGTCCTAGCAATGGCCAGTGCAGCAGTTGTGGAAACAAGAAGGCTCCACATCAGCGGAGAAATGGAAGCTCTGGGAGCCCATTCTGAGACTGTCCCGTTTAGCATCTTTTGGCTGCTGCCTCAGTACATTCTTTTGGGAATTTCAGACATTTTCACTGTTGTTGGAATGCAAGAATTTTTTTACTCTGAAGTTCCTGTAAGAATGAGAACGATGGCCTTTGGCCTGTACACTAGTGTTTTCGGGGTGGGAAGCTACTTGAGCAGCCTTTTGATTGCGACCGTTGAGGCTGTTACAAGTTCGAACGGAAGGCAGAGCTGGTTCTCTGATGATATGAGTGAAGCTCGGCTGGACAAATACTACTGGTTTTTGGCCTCGTTGAGTGCTTTGAGCTTTCTCTTTTATGTACTTTTGTCTGCGTGTTACAGAAGCAggagggatttggatttggacaATGAAAACTGTAAATAA
- the LOC18783483 gene encoding metalloendoproteinase 2-MMP, which translates to MASKSHLCLLACTLLFILLSLPSHANSSETHNQKTSPFEFLEHLKGFQNGDKVPGIQDLKKYLGRFGYLSSNNNQTTDDFDDQLASAIKTYQLNYNLKTTGILDAQTVSNMMMPRCGVPDIINGTSSMRSGKQSHPPPHHHHKGHTVAHYTFFPGKPKWPASKYHLTYAFLRGTPTAAKGPVARAFNTWAAHTQFKFSQARRNQKPDLTVSFHRRSHGDGHPFDGPGGILAHSFAPKDGRFHYDADEKWSVGVVRGAFHLETVALHEIGHLLGLGHSSVRRAIMYPTISSGETKGLNRDDIQGIKALYHA; encoded by the coding sequence ATGGCATCAAAGTCTCATCTTTGTCTCTTGGCATGCACTCTCCTCTTCATCCTCCTTTCTCTCCCCTCCCATGCAAATTCATCCGAaacccacaaccaaaaaaCATCACCATTTGAGTTCCTTGAACATCTTAAGGGGTTCCAAAATGGTGACAAGGTCCCAGGAATCCAAGACCTCAAAAAATACCTCGGAAGGTTTGGTTACTTAAGCAGCAACAATAACCAAACCACTGATGATTTTGACGATCAATTGGCGTCGGCCATCAAAACCTACCAACTCAATTACAACCTCAAAACCACTGGAATATTGGACGCTCAAACAGTATCCAATATGATGATGCCACGTTGTGGCGTCCCAGATATCATCAATGGTACCTCCTCTATGCGATCAGGCAAGCAAAGTCACCCTCCTCCGCACCACCATCACAAGGGACACACAGTTGCTCATTATACTTTCTTCCCTGGAAAGCCAAAATGGCCAGCCTCTAAGTACCACCTCACCTACGCTTTTCTTCGGGGCACCCCGACGGCGGCCAAGGGCCCAGTTGCACGTGCTTTTAATACGTGGGCTGCCCACACACAGTTCAAGTTCAGCCAGGCTCGAAGGAATCAGAAGCCGGATCTGACCGTAAGTTTTCACCGGCGTAGCCATGGAGATGGGCATCCATTTGATGGCCCAGGAGGGATCCTAGCGCATTCTTTCGCGCCGAAAGATGGGAGATTTCACTATGACGCTGATGAGAAGTGGTCTGTGGGCGTTGTGAGGGGTGCTTTTCACTTGGAGACTGTGgctttgcatgaaattggtcACCTCCTAGGGCTTGGCCATAGCTCTGTTCGGAGAGCTATTATGTACCCGACTATAAGCTCTGGAGAAACCAAAGGCTTGAACAGGGATGATATTCAAGGAATTAAAGCATTATACCACGCTTGA
- the LOC18782313 gene encoding metalloendoproteinase 3-MMP produces MKLFIATYPINILSSFLAIAASSMASKLSHISLFTCTLLFVLLSLLSHATSSETHNNKMTSSPFEFLEHLKGCHKGDKVQGIQDLKKYLGKFGYLSSNNGHLNDDDFDDQLESAIKTYQINYHLKATGTLDAKTVSNMMMPRCGVADIINGTSSMRSGKKRHPHHPHGGQTVANYSFFEENPTWPASKYHLTYAFLQGTPAEAMGPVSSAFQTWAANTHFTFSEAQNNQNPDLTVSFNRGDHGDGTPFDGPGGTIAHAFAPTNGRLHYDADERFSVGAVSGAYDFETVALHEIGHLLGLRHSSVQGAIMFPSVRAGVTQQSLHGDDIQGIKALYNT; encoded by the coding sequence ATGAAGCTTTTCATTGCAACATATCCAATTAATATACTTTCTTCCTTCCTAGCTATTGCAGCATCGTCAATGGCATCAAAGTTGTCTCACATTTCTCTCTTCACATGCACTCTTCTCTTCGTCCTcctttctctcctctcccaTGCAACTTCATCAGAAacccacaacaacaaaatgacCTCGTCTCCGTTCGAGTTCCTTGAGCATCTCAAGGGGTGCCACAAGGGTGACAAGGTCCAAGGCATCCAAGACCTCAAAAAATACCTTGGAAAATTTGGTTACTTGAGCAGCAACAATGGTCACCtcaatgatgatgattttgacGACCAATTGGAGTCTGCcatcaaaacttaccaaattaATTACCACCTCAAAGCCACCGGAACATTGGATGCCAAAACCGTATCCAACATGATGATGCCACGTTGTGGTGTTGCAGATATCATCAATGGTACCTCCTCCATGCGATCAGGCAAAAAAAGGCACCCTCACCATCCCCACGGAGGACAAACAGTCGCTAATTATTCTTTCTTcgaagaaaacccaacatggCCGGCCTCTAAGTATCACCTCACCTATGCTTTTCTTCAAGGCACCCCAGCTGAGGCCATGGGCCCAGTTTCCAGTGCTTTTCAAACATGGGCCGCCAACACACACTTCACCTTCAGTGAGGCACAGAACAACCAGAACCCAGATCTGACGGTCAGTTTTAACAGGGGCGATCATGGAGATGGGACCCCATTTGATGGGCCAGGTGGGACCATAGCCCATGCATTTGCGCCGACAAATGGGAGACTTCATTACGACGCTGATGAGCGGTTTTCCGTGGGCGCCGTAAGTGGTGCTTATGACTTTGAGACTGTGGCTTTGCATGAAATAGGGCACCTTCTTGGGCTCAGGCATAGCTCTGTTCAAGGAGCTATTATGTTCCCCTCTGTCCGCGCTGGAGTGACCCAGCAGAGCTTGCATGGGGATGATATTCAAGGAATTAAAGCTTTATACAACACTTGA